From Alienimonas californiensis, a single genomic window includes:
- the pelA gene encoding pectate lyase — protein MPRRPLFAVAPFAVGLLLSAAAPADAGPKDYLKEPGQWFASEEAARIGANVLSHQSDGGGWPKNVDTAAEPHRGDRGQLQGTYDNGATTDELRLLAKLYNATRDDRYREAFDRGFTYVLEGQYANGGWPQFHPPGEKYHRHITFNDDAMVRLMRFAREVAESKTYQFVDPARRQAAGNAFDRGVECILRCQIRVNGQLTAWCAQHDEVDFRPRPARTFELATLSGAESVSLTQLLMSLEDPSPEVIRAVDAAVVWFESAKLTGIREDRVQDAGSERGFNKVVVNDPDAPPLWARFYDIETNAPVFVDRDGVPRPNLADIGDERRNGYAWYGTWPEKVLGDEYQEWKQRIAADAARE, from the coding sequence ATGCCCCGCCGCCCCCTGTTCGCCGTCGCTCCGTTTGCCGTCGGCCTGCTGCTCTCGGCGGCCGCTCCCGCCGACGCCGGGCCGAAGGATTATCTCAAGGAGCCGGGACAGTGGTTCGCTTCCGAGGAGGCCGCCCGCATCGGGGCGAACGTGCTCTCTCATCAAAGCGACGGCGGCGGGTGGCCGAAGAACGTGGACACCGCCGCCGAACCCCACCGCGGCGACCGCGGCCAACTGCAGGGGACCTACGACAACGGGGCGACCACGGACGAACTGCGCCTGCTCGCCAAGCTGTACAACGCGACGCGGGACGACCGCTACCGCGAGGCGTTCGACCGCGGCTTCACGTACGTCCTCGAAGGGCAATACGCCAACGGCGGCTGGCCGCAGTTCCACCCCCCGGGGGAGAAATACCACCGCCATATCACGTTCAACGACGACGCGATGGTCCGCCTGATGCGGTTCGCCCGCGAGGTCGCGGAGTCCAAGACGTATCAATTCGTCGACCCCGCCCGCCGCCAGGCCGCCGGGAACGCCTTCGACCGCGGCGTGGAGTGCATTTTGAGATGCCAGATCCGCGTAAACGGCCAGTTGACGGCCTGGTGCGCCCAGCACGACGAGGTCGACTTCCGCCCCCGGCCGGCCCGCACGTTCGAACTCGCGACCCTCAGCGGGGCGGAGTCCGTCAGCCTCACGCAACTCCTCATGAGCCTCGAAGACCCCTCGCCGGAGGTGATCCGGGCCGTCGACGCGGCGGTCGTCTGGTTCGAGTCCGCGAAGCTGACGGGCATCCGCGAGGACAGGGTGCAGGACGCCGGCTCCGAGAGGGGCTTCAATAAGGTCGTCGTCAACGACCCCGACGCCCCGCCGTTGTGGGCGCGGTTCTACGACATTGAGACCAACGCCCCGGTGTTCGTGGACCGCGACGGCGTGCCCAGGCCGAACCTCGCCGACATCGGCGACGAACGCCGCAACGGCTACGCCTGGTACGGCACATGGCCGGAAAAGGTGTTGGGGGACGAATATCAGGAGTGGAAACAGCGAATCGCCGCGGACGCCGCCCGGGAGTAG